The segment TAGGGAGACCTAGTCCCACGACTTCAATATACTTTTCATTGACAGTTTTATCATTACAAGGATTACAAGAaagaaatataaattattttatcattataccatggtctgtttgaatactggattctgattggctgtgtgtgacgtcaatgcataccctctatgcAAGCCAGAAAAATTATGCACACCGGAAAACCCGCTACATAGAAACGactctacttttggaccttttcatagtagtggagtaaaaatatattatgctatatatatatagatatttttctttcaaatgtagtgaagttaaagtcgCAAGTActcaaaaaaataatactcaagtaaagtacagatactcaaaaagtgtaattaagtacagtactcaggtaaatttacttcgttactgtccacctctgctgaGGTCGTTTAATATACACAGCCGTATGTATTTATTAGTTAAACGTAGTCTTGGAGCACTGCCTGTGTACTTTTGACTGAATTGTTTTTCCCTATTGTGCAAAGTACTTCTtatactttacaataaaatgtgtttgtatcatattttattttattaaattttttaATAATCACATCAGATTACCTAAAccatacatatatttaaaatgaaaacgaaaagcAGGTGTTAATATCATATTgcgttttattgtaaatgtaaaatgaaggtACGTGGGATGTACATATTGGATTTGAACTATTTAGAAATAACTGATATTTAATGAACAGCTGATAAGTGTCACAATCAAAAGTGAATTACAATTTAAACAAATGTCTCTAGTATAACACTTACAACTGCACTAGCGTTTTAGTTCAAAAGTTCAAAATAATTCGCTTTCCTTGGTGTCATGATAGGGTAACAACACGTCATACTGTAAAAGGCATTTCGTTTTAGTACAACTAGTTTAGTATGATTTATATGcaagttaaacaaaaacatgcagaaaAAGACTGAAATTCTCATAAAACATAACGACAGCTGGTTCTAGATGAGTATAAGAGCTATTCAGTTAGGCCTACcttctgtaatttattattaagcaATTAAGCAAAAATACAGAATTGTctgatacattttttatcattacAGTTTTTAAGTGCTTATGATCACAAATTTACagtggtgtaaagagtacctgaaaaccatacttaagtaaaagtacagataccttgcagcgaaaattactccattacaagttacaagtcaccaattcaaaaatgacttcagtaaaagtcttagagtatctgaatttaacagtacttgagtattttactcgtactgaatgtaggctcaaagcagcactagtccttgaacacttaagagacatgtcagtgaaaaacaagaaacagttgattcatgaggagagcaatcacatttattttcttaaatcaaaataagactgaacacctcaaaattgcaacaaatcatggtggaCACCATAACactcaagtctcatttaagctcaagtgatcataataaaccaaactctttcaaaaggtttcttcaatataacggataaataaaataatgttaagtccaattaaaaagtcaaagcctttttaaactgggcatgctggttttggcctcatcatcagctgctgtcatgtcctcatttcacataaaccgccagcgattgacattgaTAACCCTATCCTAACCCTAATTGATAATGCACTctttattcacataaagaagccatgttgacaagttttagtaagtaagagcaaaacccacaagatatagtaccttcaatgccttgTAAATGgctatattaattcttctgtatcaaaaataaactgccgcAAAAGAATGATGGGTACCAggtgaaatgtaatgtgtaattgcattagtcattacaaatgtagtggagtaaagagtacatatacttgttcaaaaatgtagtcaagtagagagtaaaagttgctaatatctttaatactcagtacaactacaaagtagccaaaaagatacttaagtacagtaactaagtacatttactccaatactttacaccactgcaaatttacaagtttGAAACCTTTGCATTACACACCTTATCACGATAATTTTcctgtttaaaagaaatgacacatgtatgtggtggttaacgcTGATTGGTCAAATCAGCAGGCAAGAAAGAGCACCTTTGACCAATGAGAAACCTTTCGGCACGCCCCCTACCTTTAGGCACGCCCATTTCTCCGACCTGCAGAGACCCTAGCGTTTTTCTGGAGAtgcgttggttgctgtgatttgaTATATCCGCAACAGTTATCCTtgttactagtatcttattttgaagaatattactGCATATGAAAATGTAGTAATATGATTAACTTCTTCATTGTTGTGTTTGATGGTTGGTCAATATaatgtttgtcccgcctcttctccactgtgatttgacggctgtgtaaaaaaggacagtgacgagctctTCGTTTTAaccaaagttaaaaagtaaaaaataataaaagacagggcaaaagaactcGTGAAATACCATTATGATACACTGCATCAAAATGCgatgtcatcagtttgtctaaaatttTACAGAACGTTAAGTGCGGTTTTACGGACCACGTGTtatggagcaggtgtacatttctttcgtaccaactaacattttgaaaatacgaacattttcatgaatccgaaaaATTACGTTAGAATGACTTttcgaacgatttacacaaaaagtTGTGTGCAAATTGTAATGCGTCACAGGTGCTAAAGTAATTGCATTCAGTATGAATTGAGTAATATTTGTTCATCTATGCACTTAAATGTAggtgttttttataaatgatttttttaacaaagatGACTTATAGAcctgtatgtttgtgtggccactaGGGGGAGAAAGAGAACCACTATAGAAAGCACGATTAAAGCAACAACGATGCGACAATGAATGAAAAGTTACAccattaaagaaaatatttttaatatcaagCTACAATCACACAGAGATACCAAGATACCAAACCCCTTAATCACAGCAGTGACAGAACATGCAAAGTCTATGAGAACACACTCAGACTGTAAGTATTTGTAGTACATCAGTATTCAGTCGTTTTTGTAGCACATCGTCAGTCATGGTGAAAACACTATGAGGCACTATGTTGTGACATTGTCAACGCAAATCTCTGTGTACTCGAGTGAGAACACAGCTTTGCTTTAATGGTCCACCACACCTGGAGAGATGTtgacacaaacacatttgaTCACAGTAAATTAGAAGCGATGGAAAAGTTTGATCCGTAAATAAACCGGCACAGGTGCGGCTGTGCCATATCACCAcaatgtaaaattattattttttattggaaATCCGATCTGGAAAAAAAGGTAACAAGAATCACAGAATGACATGATCCTTTCAGAAGCAGATGTGACGGTGACCCATTTGAGCTGTTAACGCCTTTTGTCATAGATCTGTACTGTTCCCCATTCATATGATTCTGTAAAGAGAAAAGGTCAGCTTTACGAAGGATCCCAATAACTGCGCATTATATAAGCACAAACCGTGAAACTTTTATTCTAGCAATTGAGGTCTCTcatctattttatttaaatggtaAAATTGCCATTTTTATTAGACTAGAAATATTCTAACTGATCAGTTCTTACCTGGTTCCTCTTGGCTTCTTTTACCCATCAGCCCCACAAAAGAGTTGATTTTATGCCCTGGAATACATTTCACAAGGGTGTTATTTATTATACGCATGTCaaatatttctctctctctctctctctctctctctctctctctctctctctctcgctctatcCATCCAGACCCTTAGGGAAATCTTATggctacatatacagtattggtTAAACTACGGTTACTGCTGTAAaaaggttaaagggatacttcacccaaaaatgaaaattctgtcatcattgacttaccttcgagttattccaaatctgtataaatgtctttgttctgacgaacacagagaaagatatttggaagaacgcttataaccagacagattttgccccccattgactaccacggTAGGAAaacatacaatggtagtcaaaagtgccccagaactgtttgctgtacattcttcaaaaacaaaaatgataaagtaatttttcctgctatgggagtcaatgggcgGCAAGATCTGTcttgttataagcattcttccaaatatctttctctgtgttcatcagaacaaagaaatttatacagatttggaacaacttgaaggtgagtaaataagtaaatgatgacagaattctcatctttgggtgaagtatccctttaaggtgaaAGACTAGAAAAGTTCCTATTTAACTTTAAACCTTAAACTCTATAGGCCTATTCTACATTGCATTACATACATTGCATCCTTTATGCATACTGCTCTTATAAGCTGTAGTGTTGTTATAATCGCACTTTCAAATCTTTCAGTATGCTGTCTGGGCTTttttcaaaacaagcattagTATAGACAACTCTTGTTGTTACTGCGATTACTTACTTTTTCGTGTAATCTGTGCGTTTGCTGCTAGGTTGGAAAAGGTAAAAGATGTATTATAGTCaaatgcattttaaggtttcatcttgtcacatttaaatgttttatagcaCTCATGACAGTGATACAGTGGTCTTACCAGAGGACCGTTTCCCCATCAGACCGATGAACTGATGTGGTCGGGGTTTCCTCGTCATGCGCCGAAGTATCTCTCTGAATGGATCCGTCTGAAGCCACTCATCCTGCAACACAAAATTCGATTAGTGGAACATTAGCGTTACAGGATAATCACTCACTGCAGAAGATCAGCCTGCTAATCTCTCTAACAGTTTTAAAACCACCTATTGtttaaataactttaaaaaatcatacTTACAGTGTAACAACAGAAGGCAATAGGAATTAGCTTCTTAtatataataacatttaaatgctttttactCATGAGAAACAAAAGTGCCTGGCTGTCGTCCAACCCGCAATGTCAAAAGAAACGTGAGCTCCATTCAAAACAAGCAATAGAAGCGTTTACCAATTCAGCACTGGACAGCGACCTGCGTGTTTCATGCATGAATTCCTACTTTTCTCTACTTTCCCTACCATATTTGATAGACTTTACGTGCAACATCATATTGCATGTTACtacaatttattattattcagattcagattttaATTGTTAATACACTGTCCCTGttatatataggctacacaaataaagtttcgTACAAGTGAAGTAACGCTACAAAAGTACATATATAATAGTAATCCCTTAAGCATAATTCattgtatataaaatattataccAAATACATTATACAGTACAGATAATGCAATAGTAATTTGATaagtatgtgtgtttttcatGATTATGTAAGctaacacaaaaataataaccCTAAAATCAGCCAAAACCGTTACATTCATACGATATTTATCTAGATGATGGTAAAATCTCGAAAACTCACCTGTATTTGATTGTTGTTTGTCCAGTAATCGGGGTCTTCTTTTGGACCCATTTCCTCTCCAAAAACTtggcacaaaacaaaaaagaccaCTACAACCGGTACGAAAAATTTCATGATGCAGCCAGtaacttttcttttcacaaAGCACTTCAAAAACGTAAGCTAAAACGCTTATTTTCTTCCGAGTATGTGTTTCTCTTCTATTTCAATATcttccacatacagtataatacaggTCTTCAGTGCGCGTCTCCGCTGCACGTTTCCGTGACAAAGCTGACTGGAGCGCACGGCTTTATAGCAAAGCAACAGGGAGGTGACGGGTTCCTTCCGAcgtttaaaatcaataaaacttattttttattagtccGTTTGCAGTAAGGACTCCCAGTGACTAATACTGTGCTTTAATATTTTGCTCTCGGTGTATCTAAAGTTGAAAAATCACTTTCTGGAGCTCTGCTGATCTGATCTCTATTAGACAGCAGACACGAGTGACGTTATGATCGGCTAATTCGACGCAAGCATTACGAAGTTCCGCCATCGTCTGAGCAAACACATGAATGCAGATTAGTCGTTTTAAACTTATTCTGCGTCAGAGATGGGGCTTGTTAATATAGATATGACAGGAAATCAAGAGCAACAGAAATGTTTCCGTTATCCTTAACAACTCTTTTATGAAACATATTTCAAAGACTTTTATTATGCGTTCTGTAAAATGACACATAAATGTCACTTTAATTAAAACAGAGGCTCtctttttataaaatactaCCCATATGGTTGTGGAGTTGAGGTTATATCATAATTTGATGAATAActgttgacatttttgcatatgGCAGACACGTTTATCTAAAGCAACTTATAGTGCATCTAATACATTGTAATTCTTTTATCTGCTTCAtgctgctaatgcaatgctgtagctgcattaataaaaaatataaatttttaCATCACAGCTACATTAGGTTATTCAGATCACTATTGATTTCTGGGTTCTTAATAAGGTTCTATGGCTCTTAACTCCCTTTGCTTCTAATTGAAACCTTCAGATTTACAAGTGTTGGCTTGTCTTTCACACAGCCTACAAAgcctgtgtg is part of the Triplophysa rosa linkage group LG16, Trosa_1v2, whole genome shotgun sequence genome and harbors:
- the tac1 gene encoding protachykinin-1 isoform X1, with the translated sequence MKFFVPVVVVFFVLCQVFGEEMGPKEDPDYWTNNNQIQDEWLQTDPFREILRRMTRKPRPHQFIGLMGKRSSAANAQITRKRHKINSFVGLMGKRSQEEPESYEWGTVQIYDKRR
- the tac1 gene encoding protachykinin-1 isoform X2, translated to MKFFVPVVVVFFVLCQVFGEEMGPKEDPDYWTNNNQIQDEWLQTDPFREILRRMTRKPRPHQFIGLMGKRSSANAQITRKRHKINSFVGLMGKRSQEEPESYEWGTVQIYDKRR